A single Photobacterium toruni DNA region contains:
- the atpD gene encoding F0F1 ATP synthase subunit beta, with product MSTGKIVKVIGAVVDVEFNQDSVPRVYDALTLSDSEHAALVLEVQQQIGSGVVRCIAMGSSDGLRRGLDVVNTKAPISVPVGEETLGRIMNVLGTPIDECGEIGEKKKYAIHRAAPSYEEQSNSSELLETGVKVIDLICPFAKGGKVGLFGGAGVGKTVNMMELINNIAKAHSGLSVFTGVGERTREGNDFYFEMKEAGVLDKVAMVYGQMNEPPGNRLRVALTGLTIAESFRDEGRDVLLFIDNIYRYTLAGTEVSALLGRMPSAVGYQPTLAEEMGVLQERITSTKTGSITSIQAVYVPADDLTDPSPATTFAHLDATVVLSRNIAALGLYPAIDPLDSTSRQLDPLVVGQEHYDVARGVQTVLQRYKELKDIIAILGMDELSEEDKLTVSRARKIERFLTQPYHVAEVFTGQKGIFVSLKETIAGFKGLLSGEYDDIPEQAFLYCGSIENVLEKAKTL from the coding sequence ATGAGTACTGGTAAGATTGTCAAAGTCATCGGCGCTGTCGTTGACGTTGAATTTAATCAAGATAGCGTGCCTCGTGTATATGATGCGCTTACCCTGAGTGACAGTGAGCATGCCGCACTTGTATTAGAAGTGCAGCAGCAAATTGGTAGCGGTGTCGTACGTTGTATCGCAATGGGTTCATCAGACGGTCTTCGTCGTGGGTTAGATGTGGTTAATACCAAAGCGCCAATTTCTGTGCCTGTTGGTGAAGAAACGCTTGGCCGTATCATGAACGTATTGGGTACCCCAATCGATGAGTGTGGTGAAATTGGTGAAAAGAAAAAATATGCCATTCACCGCGCTGCACCTTCTTATGAAGAACAGTCAAACAGCTCTGAATTACTAGAAACAGGCGTTAAGGTTATCGATCTTATTTGTCCGTTTGCAAAAGGCGGTAAAGTAGGTCTGTTTGGTGGTGCGGGTGTAGGTAAGACCGTTAACATGATGGAACTTATCAACAATATCGCTAAAGCCCACTCAGGTTTATCAGTATTTACTGGTGTTGGTGAACGTACTCGTGAAGGTAATGACTTCTATTTCGAGATGAAAGAAGCTGGGGTACTGGATAAAGTAGCCATGGTTTATGGTCAGATGAACGAGCCCCCAGGTAACCGTCTACGTGTTGCATTAACAGGTTTAACCATTGCGGAAAGTTTCCGTGATGAAGGTCGTGATGTGTTGTTATTTATCGATAACATCTACCGTTACACACTTGCGGGTACTGAGGTATCAGCACTATTAGGTCGGATGCCATCAGCGGTAGGTTACCAACCAACATTGGCTGAAGAGATGGGGGTACTACAAGAGCGTATTACTTCAACTAAGACGGGTTCTATTACCTCTATTCAAGCGGTATATGTACCTGCCGATGACTTGACTGACCCATCACCAGCAACGACCTTTGCTCACTTAGATGCAACCGTTGTATTGTCACGTAATATCGCCGCATTGGGTCTATACCCTGCGATTGATCCATTGGACTCAACCTCTCGTCAGCTTGATCCATTGGTTGTTGGTCAAGAGCACTATGATGTTGCTCGTGGTGTACAGACAGTGCTTCAGCGTTATAAAGAATTGAAAGATATTATTGCTATTTTAGGTATGGATGAATTATCTGAAGAGGATAAATTAACAGTATCTCGTGCACGTAAGATTGAACGTTTTCTGACTCAGCCTTACCACGTAGCAGAAGTATTTACTGGTCAAAAAGGTATTTTCGTTTCTCTTAAAGAGACTATCGCAGGCTTTAAAGGCCTATTAAGCGGTGAGTATGATGATATTCCAGAACAAGCATTCTTGTACTGCGGTAGCATTGAAAATGTACTCGAAAAAGCGAAAACCTTATAA
- the atpE gene encoding F0F1 ATP synthase subunit C codes for MDIVSAVLYVAGALLIGLGAAGAAAGIGNLAGKYLEGVARQPDLMPMLRTQFFIMMGLVDAVPMIGVGIGLYIIFAVA; via the coding sequence ATGGATATTGTAAGTGCAGTTCTTTATGTTGCTGGTGCACTACTGATTGGTCTAGGTGCTGCAGGTGCGGCAGCAGGTATTGGTAACTTAGCGGGTAAATATCTTGAAGGTGTGGCACGTCAGCCAGATCTTATGCCGATGTTACGTACGCAGTTCTTTATCATGATGGGTCTTGTGGATGCGGTTCCTATGATTGGTGTTGGTATTGGTCTTTACATCATCTTTGCTGTGGCTTAA
- a CDS encoding VF530 family protein, with product MTQKNNPLHGITLEKVLIELVEHYGWNELGARINIRCFNDDPSIKSSLKFLRKTEWARTKVENLYLDMVR from the coding sequence ATGACACAAAAAAATAACCCACTACACGGCATTACTTTAGAAAAAGTATTGATAGAACTTGTCGAGCACTATGGATGGAATGAACTCGGAGCACGGATTAACATTCGTTGCTTTAACGATGATCCAAGCATCAAATCAAGCCTTAAGTTCTTACGTAAAACTGAGTGGGCACGCACTAAAGTTGAAAACCTGTATCTCGATATGGTTCGTTAA
- the atpB gene encoding F0F1 ATP synthase subunit A, which yields MESVTTAHDYIEHHLTFFTVGKGFWSINIDSMFMVWLLGLLFIGVFRYVASRGTSGVPGKLQCFIEITYEFVNNLVTEIFQTKDKLIGPLALTIFVWVFLMNTIDLLPVDFIPAFARLLGFEHFRELPSADVNVPMSMALGVFMLIIIYTLKAKGLSGFIKELTTQPFESPWLYPVNLVLELVTLISKPISLGLRLFGNMYAGEMIFILIALMPWWMQWALSVPWALFHILIVFLQAFIFMVLTVVYLAMATEEH from the coding sequence GTGGAATCAGTAACTACCGCTCACGATTATATTGAGCATCATCTAACATTCTTCACTGTGGGTAAGGGTTTTTGGAGCATTAACATTGACTCCATGTTCATGGTTTGGTTGTTAGGTTTACTGTTTATCGGTGTCTTTAGATATGTTGCTTCTCGAGGAACTAGTGGTGTTCCGGGTAAGTTGCAATGTTTCATTGAGATCACTTATGAATTTGTAAACAACCTCGTTACGGAAATTTTTCAAACTAAAGATAAGTTAATTGGCCCATTGGCGTTAACTATTTTTGTGTGGGTTTTCTTAATGAACACCATTGATTTATTACCGGTTGATTTTATTCCCGCATTTGCTCGTCTACTTGGTTTTGAGCATTTCCGTGAATTACCTTCAGCGGATGTCAATGTACCGATGTCGATGGCGCTTGGTGTATTTATGTTAATCATAATTTATACCTTAAAAGCGAAAGGATTAAGTGGTTTTATTAAAGAACTCACGACGCAACCTTTTGAAAGTCCATGGCTTTATCCGGTGAACTTAGTTTTGGAGTTAGTGACATTAATTTCAAAACCAATTTCTCTCGGTCTTCGGTTGTTCGGCAACATGTACGCAGGTGAAATGATTTTCATCCTAATAGCGTTGATGCCGTGGTGGATGCAATGGGCTCTTAGCGTTCCATGGGCATTATTCCACATTCTTATTGTGTTCCTTCAAGCCTTCATCTTTATGGTACTAACTGTTGTGTACCTAGCGATGGCAACAGAAGAGCATTAA
- a CDS encoding F0F1 ATP synthase subunit delta: MSDPLTIAQPYAKAAFDYAVANQALEQWEQMLTIAATVASQPIIAQQIEDSEQFGANDSAAFTDMFLGVCEGLLDEHGQNLIKVMAENGRLNVIVQVAELFHELKDDYERMVTAHVTTTEPLSIQQQANLVQALQKKLNRSVELDCHIDESLIGGILINAGELVIDGTLKSSINRLATSLQA; the protein is encoded by the coding sequence ATGTCAGATCCACTAACCATTGCTCAGCCCTATGCCAAAGCTGCATTTGATTATGCAGTTGCTAATCAGGCATTGGAACAATGGGAGCAAATGTTGACCATCGCCGCAACGGTTGCTAGTCAACCAATCATTGCTCAGCAGATTGAAGACAGCGAACAGTTTGGTGCTAACGATTCAGCAGCGTTTACTGACATGTTCTTGGGCGTTTGTGAAGGTTTATTGGACGAACATGGCCAGAATCTGATCAAAGTAATGGCTGAAAATGGACGTCTAAATGTGATCGTTCAAGTTGCTGAATTGTTTCATGAGCTTAAAGATGATTATGAGCGCATGGTTACTGCGCATGTCACTACGACAGAGCCATTAAGCATTCAACAACAAGCCAATTTAGTGCAGGCGCTGCAGAAAAAATTAAATCGCAGTGTTGAGCTTGATTGCCACATCGATGAATCGCTAATAGGCGGCATACTGATCAATGCAGGAGAACTGGTGATTGACGGTACGCTTAAAAGCTCTATCAACCGACTAGCAACGAGCCTTCAGGCGTAA
- the atpG gene encoding F0F1 ATP synthase subunit gamma, with product MANAKEIRTKIASVQNTQKITSAMQMVAASKMRKVQHNMEATRPYAENMRKVIGHLTSGSLEYKHPYLEEREVKRVAYIIISSDRGLCGGLNINLFKKAMADMRQWRDQGVDVDTTLIGSKAISFFHRLGNVIAQTSGIGDSPKLEDILGPVNAMLEFFDEGKIDRLFLVYNQFVNTMVQMPKVIQLLPNPELEQETSADVNQASRWDYIYEPDPKPILNELMLRYIESQVYQGAVESIACEQAARMVAMKAATDNAGELINDLQLVYNKARQAAITQELSEIVAGAQAV from the coding sequence ATGGCAAATGCAAAAGAGATCCGCACTAAAATCGCTAGCGTACAAAATACGCAAAAGATCACTAGTGCAATGCAAATGGTTGCCGCAAGTAAGATGCGTAAAGTTCAACATAATATGGAAGCGACCCGCCCTTACGCAGAAAACATGCGTAAGGTGATTGGACACTTAACTTCCGGTTCGTTGGAATATAAGCATCCCTATCTTGAAGAGCGTGAAGTAAAACGAGTCGCTTACATCATTATTTCCTCAGACCGAGGATTATGTGGTGGTTTGAACATTAACTTGTTCAAGAAAGCCATGGCAGATATGCGCCAATGGCGAGATCAAGGGGTTGATGTCGATACCACCTTGATTGGTTCAAAAGCAATTTCGTTTTTCCATCGTTTAGGCAACGTGATTGCACAAACATCAGGTATTGGTGATTCACCAAAACTTGAAGATATTTTAGGCCCGGTTAATGCCATGTTGGAGTTTTTCGATGAAGGCAAAATTGACCGCTTGTTCTTAGTTTACAACCAATTTGTAAACACCATGGTACAAATGCCTAAGGTAATCCAGTTATTACCTAATCCAGAACTTGAACAAGAAACGTCAGCAGATGTTAATCAAGCAAGTCGTTGGGATTATATCTATGAGCCTGATCCTAAACCGATTCTCAATGAGTTGATGCTTCGTTATATCGAATCACAAGTCTATCAAGGCGCCGTTGAGAGTATCGCTTGTGAACAAGCAGCACGAATGGTTGCAATGAAAGCTGCAACAGATAATGCGGGCGAGCTGATTAATGATCTTCAGCTGGTATATAACAAAGCCCGTCAAGCAGCAATTACCCAAGAGCTAAGTGAAATCGTAGCTGGGGCACAAGCCGTTTAA
- a CDS encoding ester cyclase, whose protein sequence is MSKYQETKRIVREYFAAMENATPETVAEVLKSFTSKDYLWRGVYPFREQQGAEATADVFWAPLMKSMTRMQRRQDIFIGGTNEISGEQWVMSMGHFMGLFDAEFLGLRPTGKIMNVRYVEFNCVENGKITKTGLFVDLLGMMDEAGCYPLPPSTGKHFVYPGPRNHDGLLFDDAPEEEGVATLALVNKMVDDLSALNASGAMGCPPEVLEISWSKDMIWYGPCGIGASYTIPRYQQQHQLPFRNNLKDKQFNGHVCRFAEGNFSCFFGWPNLSNTPIGGFLGLPGGEIRADMQVVDVYYRDGDKLSENWVLIDLPYWLKQQGLDVFERTQQIMNPTL, encoded by the coding sequence ATGTCAAAATATCAAGAAACTAAGCGTATTGTTCGTGAATACTTTGCTGCAATGGAAAATGCAACGCCAGAAACCGTTGCAGAAGTATTAAAGTCATTCACTTCTAAAGATTATCTATGGCGCGGTGTTTATCCTTTCCGTGAGCAGCAAGGTGCAGAAGCAACAGCAGACGTTTTCTGGGCGCCTCTTATGAAGTCAATGACACGTATGCAACGTCGTCAAGATATCTTCATCGGTGGTACTAATGAAATCAGCGGTGAGCAGTGGGTAATGAGCATGGGTCACTTTATGGGCTTATTTGATGCTGAATTCTTAGGTTTACGTCCTACTGGTAAGATCATGAACGTTCGTTATGTAGAATTTAACTGTGTTGAAAACGGTAAGATCACGAAAACAGGTTTATTTGTTGATTTGCTAGGCATGATGGATGAAGCTGGTTGTTACCCACTACCACCATCAACAGGTAAACATTTCGTATACCCAGGTCCTCGTAATCATGACGGTCTATTGTTTGACGATGCACCTGAAGAAGAAGGTGTGGCGACATTAGCACTTGTGAATAAGATGGTTGATGATTTATCGGCACTTAATGCAAGTGGTGCGATGGGCTGTCCTCCTGAAGTACTTGAGATAAGCTGGTCTAAGGATATGATTTGGTACGGTCCGTGTGGTATCGGTGCATCTTATACGATCCCTCGTTACCAACAACAGCATCAGCTGCCATTCCGTAATAACCTAAAAGACAAGCAATTTAACGGTCACGTTTGTCGTTTTGCTGAAGGTAACTTCTCTTGCTTCTTTGGCTGGCCAAACCTATCAAATACGCCAATTGGTGGTTTCCTAGGTTTACCTGGTGGTGAGATTCGTGCAGATATGCAAGTTGTCGATGTTTATTACCGTGATGGTGATAAGCTATCAGAGAACTGGGTATTAATTGACTTACCATACTGGTTAAAGCAGCAAGGTCTTGATGTTTTTGAACGTACACAACAAATTATGAACCCAACATTATAA
- a CDS encoding MFS transporter, whose product MNAKRHMSEVPMIQRVAAYFAILVGYFFYCYNFVIIDYVRPYIVEAYDGITLSDTAQFYTWQSIGALIGALSCAWVASNFGKKSTLIVITALNGGATIINMLFTDYAMWALMRFIIGMSLGGYFTVAVSLMIGLFTPTVRGKLTAFASSMFSVALMVMGAYAAFIASIDAPWQSLMWIGGIPPLVAAVLMIFVLPSDKKVIAYGEEEQSSSSNESVKKGSWGEMLSKPYRLITLSCLLLAGLNFYGYQFFSGFVTTYLKEVRHFDGATIGVIFSISAFGSLFGAWIWGAVADKYGRKVNAFGLILAGIMASVFFVAPSNMMIGSLNMLAILGLIYNFGLSSSAVWGGYFSELFPSHLRSYGAALFHGGRIIGMWAPMVLIFIQERTNLETAMWGSPIVWIIAGLLWFTLPETLKGGIFYKEKTPKAVTV is encoded by the coding sequence ATGAATGCTAAAAGACACATGAGCGAAGTTCCGATGATTCAAAGGGTAGCTGCCTATTTTGCTATTTTGGTTGGTTATTTTTTCTATTGTTATAACTTTGTTATTATTGACTACGTACGCCCGTATATTGTTGAAGCCTATGATGGTATTACCCTTTCTGATACAGCGCAATTTTACACTTGGCAATCAATTGGTGCGTTAATCGGCGCGTTAAGTTGTGCTTGGGTAGCAAGTAATTTTGGTAAAAAATCAACGTTGATAGTGATCACTGCACTTAATGGTGGTGCAACCATTATTAATATGTTGTTTACCGATTACGCAATGTGGGCGTTAATGCGTTTCATTATTGGTATGTCTCTTGGTGGTTACTTTACCGTTGCCGTTAGTTTGATGATTGGCTTATTTACGCCAACTGTTCGAGGTAAGTTAACAGCATTTGCTTCTTCTATGTTCTCAGTAGCATTAATGGTGATGGGAGCTTATGCCGCCTTTATTGCAAGTATTGATGCACCTTGGCAAAGTTTAATGTGGATCGGCGGTATTCCACCACTTGTTGCTGCAGTATTAATGATTTTTGTATTGCCGAGCGATAAAAAAGTGATTGCTTATGGTGAAGAAGAACAATCATCATCAAGTAATGAATCAGTGAAAAAAGGCTCTTGGGGAGAGATGCTAAGTAAACCTTATCGACTAATTACTTTGTCGTGTTTATTACTTGCTGGGCTTAATTTTTACGGTTATCAATTCTTTAGTGGGTTCGTTACTACATATTTAAAAGAAGTTCGTCATTTTGATGGAGCAACAATTGGCGTTATTTTCTCTATCTCAGCTTTTGGATCTTTATTTGGCGCGTGGATTTGGGGAGCTGTTGCCGATAAATATGGACGTAAAGTTAATGCATTTGGTCTTATTCTAGCCGGTATTATGGCATCAGTTTTCTTTGTTGCGCCAAGTAATATGATGATTGGTAGCCTAAATATGTTAGCGATTTTAGGTCTTATTTATAACTTTGGTTTATCGTCATCAGCAGTATGGGGAGGCTATTTCTCAGAGTTATTCCCATCGCATTTACGTAGCTATGGTGCAGCATTATTCCACGGTGGGCGAATTATCGGCATGTGGGCACCAATGGTACTTATCTTTATTCAGGAACGTACGAATTTAGAAACAGCAATGTGGGGATCGCCTATTGTTTGGATCATCGCTGGTTTGTTGTGGTTCACACTGCCTGAAACATTAAAAGGTGGCATTTTCTATAAAGAAAAAACACCCAAAGCAGTAACAGTGTAA
- a CDS encoding F0F1 ATP synthase subunit epsilon, giving the protein MAIGVTENTFQLNIVSAEGPLFSGPAHALAVSGSDGELGIRPGHSPLLSRLKPGVASFVTDLKDPEEILYISGGIVEVQPNVVTVLADTAMHGKDIDQARADEARRAAEENINRHADDVNFAMAEMDLAKAMAQLRAVELTQKQMRR; this is encoded by the coding sequence ATGGCTATTGGCGTTACCGAGAACACGTTCCAACTCAATATCGTAAGTGCTGAGGGACCGTTGTTCTCTGGTCCAGCTCACGCGCTGGCAGTTTCAGGCTCCGATGGTGAGTTGGGTATTCGCCCTGGTCACTCTCCTTTATTGAGCCGCTTAAAACCTGGTGTGGCAAGCTTCGTCACAGATTTGAAGGATCCCGAAGAAATCCTTTATATCTCAGGCGGTATTGTTGAAGTTCAGCCCAACGTAGTAACTGTACTTGCCGATACGGCAATGCATGGGAAGGACATCGACCAAGCCCGCGCTGATGAAGCTCGTCGCGCCGCAGAAGAAAATATCAACAGGCATGCTGATGATGTTAACTTCGCGATGGCGGAAATGGATCTGGCGAAAGCAATGGCACAATTACGTGCGGTTGAATTAACTCAGAAACAAATGCGCCGTTAA
- the atpF gene encoding F0F1 ATP synthase subunit B: MNLNATMLGQAISFVIFVWLCMKYVWPPLTALIEQRQRDIADGLIHTENAAKELDIAKANGAKVLEDAKKSASELVEQGNKRRAQIIEDAQAEGVKEKARLIAQGQAELESERNRIRQELRAEMSDMVIETAEKLINRNLDTDANRDLVNKLITDM; encoded by the coding sequence ATGAATTTAAATGCAACCATGCTAGGCCAAGCGATCTCCTTTGTGATTTTTGTTTGGTTATGTATGAAATATGTATGGCCGCCGCTTACTGCGTTAATTGAACAACGTCAGCGTGATATTGCTGATGGACTTATTCATACTGAAAACGCAGCAAAAGAACTCGACATCGCCAAAGCGAATGGTGCCAAAGTTCTTGAAGATGCAAAGAAAAGTGCGAGTGAGTTAGTTGAGCAAGGTAATAAGCGTCGCGCTCAAATTATCGAAGATGCCCAAGCAGAAGGCGTGAAAGAAAAAGCCCGTCTTATAGCGCAAGGTCAAGCAGAGTTAGAAAGCGAACGTAATCGCATTCGTCAGGAGCTACGTGCTGAAATGTCCGATATGGTCATTGAAACTGCAGAGAAACTGATTAATCGCAATTTGGATACTGATGCTAACCGCGATCTCGTTAATAAACTTATCACGGATATGTAA
- a CDS encoding sodium:solute symporter family transporter — MVTHSSFAVIAIYLLLTILISYLVNKRYCVGGDFSTGGKQFGWFSAGISILATYISAMTFVGMPGWVYSSGMEAMSMHLNYPIVIFFAVLFFVPVFYKLKLTSIYEYLEHRFGIYARTINSLIFILVQCLSSGVVLYAIALILIQVVPISISESIIYISLFTAIYTYAGGISTVIWTDMLQSTILVIGSIAIMVCLLMEINSGLSLTQEHVNIINLDFDFGVDTTIWAGVVAVSFLHLSVYGANQLIIQRTLATKCVKTAQKSMLLCGYGAFFIYLFFAVLGVLLNIFYQNQPFVNSNEVILDFVFNHTNPLIIGLVISALAAAAMSTLDSTYNSIATVATFDIYKRFINKNKPNHHYDKIARKMSLAAAILVIIPALTAISNESVLKTIASLTSIFVGIRLGSFVLGLFFTKANEKGVIMGSIMSMIAIFIARNADISWPWFAPLGTGVFIFFGVFTSYIWGENTIEQQSFIKSQRTLFEKPTSSHYGLLLFALLTIGACSLFPNWLLMVLTAK; from the coding sequence ATGGTTACGCACTCAAGTTTTGCAGTCATTGCGATATATCTATTATTAACAATACTCATTAGTTACTTAGTAAATAAACGTTATTGTGTAGGCGGTGATTTTTCTACTGGTGGGAAACAATTTGGGTGGTTTTCAGCTGGCATTTCTATTCTTGCGACATATATTAGCGCAATGACATTTGTCGGCATGCCTGGCTGGGTGTATAGCTCAGGAATGGAAGCGATGAGTATGCATTTAAACTATCCTATCGTGATATTTTTTGCAGTTCTTTTTTTTGTGCCTGTTTTTTATAAACTCAAACTAACGTCTATTTATGAATATCTAGAGCATCGTTTTGGGATCTATGCGCGAACCATTAACTCGCTGATCTTTATTTTAGTCCAATGCCTTTCCTCTGGGGTAGTACTTTACGCGATTGCCTTGATCTTAATTCAAGTCGTCCCAATCTCGATTTCAGAATCCATTATTTATATTAGTTTATTTACTGCAATTTATACTTATGCTGGTGGTATATCTACAGTAATTTGGACTGATATGCTGCAATCAACCATTCTCGTCATTGGTAGTATTGCAATTATGGTTTGTTTATTAATGGAAATAAATAGCGGCTTATCACTGACTCAAGAACATGTCAATATTATTAATCTTGATTTTGATTTTGGCGTTGATACAACAATATGGGCTGGCGTGGTTGCGGTCAGTTTTTTACATCTTAGTGTTTATGGCGCAAATCAGTTAATTATTCAACGAACCTTAGCAACAAAATGTGTAAAAACAGCACAAAAATCAATGCTTTTATGTGGTTATGGTGCTTTCTTTATCTATTTATTCTTTGCCGTACTCGGAGTTTTATTAAACATTTTTTATCAAAACCAACCTTTTGTAAATAGTAATGAAGTGATTCTAGATTTTGTCTTTAATCACACCAATCCATTAATTATTGGTTTAGTTATTTCTGCCTTAGCGGCTGCAGCAATGTCAACGCTTGATTCGACTTATAATTCGATCGCAACCGTAGCAACATTTGATATCTACAAACGTTTTATTAATAAAAACAAACCCAATCACCATTATGACAAAATCGCTCGAAAAATGAGTTTAGCCGCTGCGATTTTGGTGATCATTCCTGCTTTAACGGCAATTTCCAATGAATCAGTCCTAAAAACGATTGCCAGTTTAACCTCTATTTTTGTGGGGATTCGTTTAGGCTCATTTGTGCTAGGATTATTTTTTACTAAAGCAAATGAGAAAGGCGTTATCATGGGCAGCATTATGAGTATGATAGCTATCTTTATTGCTCGCAACGCTGATATTTCATGGCCTTGGTTTGCCCCCTTAGGTACAGGTGTTTTTATCTTCTTTGGTGTGTTCACCAGTTATATCTGGGGAGAAAATACCATTGAACAACAATCCTTTATTAAAAGCCAACGTACATTATTTGAAAAGCCAACCTCAAGTCACTACGGACTATTATTATTTGCTTTACTTACCATTGGTGCTTGTTCACTTTTCCCTAACTGGCTTTTAATGGTATTAACCGCAAAATAA
- the atpA gene encoding F0F1 ATP synthase subunit alpha has product MQLNSNEISDLIRQRIATFNVTSQARNEGTIVSVSDGIININGLADVMQGEMIELPGNRYALALNLERHSVGAVVMGPYADLAEGMKVTGTGRILEVPVGKGLLGRVVNTLGQPIDGKGAIENDGFAPVEIIAPGVIDRKSVDQPIQTGYKAVDAMVPIGRGQRELIIGDRQTGKTAMAIDAIINQKDSGIYSVYVAIGQKASTIANVVRKLDENGALQNTIIVVASASEAAALQYLAPYAGCTMGEYFRDRGEDALIVYDDLSKQAVAYRQISLLLKRPPGREAYPGDVFYLHSRLLERASRVNSHYVERFTNGEVTGKTGSLTALPIIETQAGDVSAFVPTNVISITDGQIFLQTNLFNAGLRPAVDPGISVSRVGGAAQTKIIKKLSGGIRTALAQYRELAAFAQFSSDLDDATRKQLDHGEKVTELMKQKQYSPMSVAEQALAIFAAEKGYLNSVELSQIGAFEEALMAFAKSQHAELLASINESGNYNDDIEASLHQLLKTFVDTQSY; this is encoded by the coding sequence ATGCAACTAAACTCGAACGAAATTAGCGATTTAATTAGACAACGAATCGCAACCTTCAACGTGACCAGTCAAGCACGTAATGAAGGGACTATCGTCTCTGTAAGTGACGGTATTATTAATATCAATGGTCTTGCTGATGTTATGCAAGGTGAGATGATTGAACTGCCTGGTAACCGTTATGCGTTAGCACTTAACCTAGAGCGTCATTCTGTAGGTGCAGTAGTAATGGGTCCTTATGCTGACCTTGCTGAAGGCATGAAAGTAACGGGAACGGGTCGTATTCTAGAAGTACCCGTAGGTAAAGGTTTATTAGGCCGTGTTGTAAATACCCTCGGTCAACCTATCGATGGTAAAGGTGCGATTGAGAATGATGGTTTCGCTCCGGTAGAAATCATTGCTCCGGGTGTTATTGACCGTAAATCAGTGGATCAACCTATTCAAACTGGCTATAAAGCGGTTGATGCGATGGTACCAATCGGCCGTGGTCAACGTGAGCTTATCATTGGTGACCGCCAAACGGGTAAAACAGCAATGGCGATTGATGCCATTATTAATCAGAAAGACTCTGGTATTTATTCTGTTTATGTTGCTATTGGTCAAAAAGCATCAACCATTGCTAACGTGGTACGTAAGTTAGATGAAAATGGTGCTCTACAAAATACAATCATCGTGGTTGCCTCTGCATCAGAAGCTGCAGCGCTACAGTATTTAGCTCCTTATGCGGGTTGTACTATGGGCGAATATTTCCGTGACCGCGGAGAAGATGCGCTAATCGTTTATGATGACTTATCAAAACAAGCGGTTGCTTACCGTCAAATTTCACTATTGCTTAAACGTCCACCCGGTCGTGAAGCTTATCCTGGTGATGTTTTCTATCTTCACTCTCGTCTACTAGAGCGTGCTTCACGTGTAAACTCACATTATGTTGAGCGTTTTACTAATGGTGAAGTAACAGGTAAAACGGGCTCATTAACTGCGTTACCGATCATCGAAACTCAAGCGGGTGACGTATCAGCATTCGTACCAACCAACGTAATTTCAATTACCGATGGTCAGATTTTCTTACAGACTAACTTGTTTAACGCAGGCTTACGTCCAGCGGTAGATCCCGGTATTTCAGTATCACGTGTTGGTGGTGCTGCACAGACTAAGATTATCAAGAAATTATCCGGTGGTATTCGTACCGCACTCGCGCAGTACCGTGAACTTGCAGCCTTTGCGCAGTTCTCTTCTGACCTTGATGATGCGACGCGTAAGCAACTTGATCATGGTGAGAAAGTAACAGAGCTTATGAAGCAAAAGCAATACTCACCAATGTCAGTGGCGGAGCAAGCACTCGCTATCTTTGCGGCAGAGAAAGGCTATTTGAACAGTGTTGAGTTATCTCAAATTGGTGCATTTGAAGAAGCATTAATGGCATTTGCTAAGAGTCAACATGCAGAATTGCTTGCTTCAATTAATGAATCAGGTAATTACAACGATGATATCGAAGCAAGTTTGCATCAGCTTCTAAAAACATTCGTTGATACGCAGTCGTACTAA